The Teredinibacter sp. KSP-S5-2 genome includes a window with the following:
- a CDS encoding SprT family zinc-dependent metalloprotease: MRRFFSTGNNNRTQEIIVAGVNVKITRKKIKNLNLSVRPPEGNVSLSIPYHCSNAEAIQFIQNNLPWICSKQDEVRQKFQKNNNFEDGGSVRYLGQDIAVKIEYKMGRNKIDLTQGGFVIRISPGTTEQEKIKLLDNWYRSELKKIIPRLLAKWQPIVGKEVDEWGIRKMRTRWGTCNIAAKRIWLNLELAKKNPDALEYVVVHELTHLHERYHNAHFKQLMTQFLPDWKERKIRLNLE, from the coding sequence ATGAGACGCTTTTTTTCGACTGGAAATAACAACAGAACGCAGGAAATCATCGTAGCCGGGGTAAATGTAAAAATAACTCGGAAAAAAATTAAAAACCTGAATTTGTCCGTCCGCCCACCGGAGGGAAATGTCAGTTTGTCTATTCCCTATCACTGTTCTAATGCCGAAGCGATTCAGTTTATTCAAAATAACTTACCCTGGATATGCAGTAAGCAGGATGAAGTTCGCCAAAAATTCCAAAAAAATAATAACTTTGAGGATGGTGGTTCCGTCAGATATCTTGGGCAGGATATCGCAGTAAAAATCGAATATAAAATGGGACGGAATAAAATTGATTTAACCCAGGGAGGATTTGTTATTCGAATTTCTCCCGGAACGACCGAACAGGAAAAAATAAAATTACTGGATAATTGGTATCGTTCAGAATTAAAGAAAATTATTCCTCGGCTATTGGCAAAGTGGCAACCTATTGTAGGTAAAGAGGTTGATGAATGGGGTATTCGAAAAATGCGAACCCGCTGGGGAACCTGCAATATTGCAGCAAAACGGATTTGGCTAAATCTGGAGTTGGCAAAAAAAAATCCGGACGCTCTGGAATATGTCGTGGTTCATGAGTTAACTCACTTACACGAACGCTACCACAATGCCCACTTTAAACAGCTTATGACCCAGTTTCTGCCCGATTGGAAGGAAAGAAAAATCAGGCTTAACCTGGAGTAA
- a CDS encoding efflux RND transporter periplasmic adaptor subunit, whose product MSFLRPFAVAGLIFLAACNANSDDHDHDHQPTDQHEQEKQHSPTEDNDHEYDMDASNNEEHQESSLNIERAQQLGITLNQAGPANIAQSIDIFGKVTVPSSGLSHIQARFDGEIVRVFVDIGQQVAQGQALAEVESNISLSNYTIRSPIQGIVTERHANAGESTEDQILFSIANLQTLWAEFKVFHSQANTLTPGMRILLATQESPVSIRVNHILPSNNNQPFLIVRANIDNTEGSFSPGRFIQGQLITQERSVPVSVENSAIHIVDNTTSVFVVDGDHFEVRPIETGISDGQKTEVISGLTADERYANRNSYLIKSELEKSSAGNDHAH is encoded by the coding sequence ATGTCCTTTTTACGCCCATTCGCTGTTGCTGGCCTGATTTTTTTAGCGGCTTGCAATGCAAATTCGGATGATCACGACCACGATCATCAACCAACAGATCAACATGAACAGGAGAAGCAACACTCCCCCACGGAAGATAACGACCATGAATACGACATGGATGCGTCAAATAACGAGGAACACCAGGAATCTTCTTTGAATATCGAACGAGCCCAACAACTTGGCATTACCTTAAATCAGGCTGGGCCGGCAAATATTGCTCAAAGCATTGATATCTTCGGCAAGGTAACGGTTCCCTCCTCCGGTCTCAGCCACATTCAGGCCCGCTTTGACGGTGAAATCGTTCGGGTTTTTGTAGACATCGGGCAGCAGGTGGCTCAAGGCCAAGCCCTGGCAGAAGTGGAATCCAACATCAGTTTAAGCAACTACACCATCCGTTCCCCCATTCAGGGGATCGTCACCGAGAGACATGCTAATGCGGGAGAATCTACCGAAGACCAGATACTCTTTTCGATCGCCAACCTGCAAACACTCTGGGCGGAGTTTAAAGTCTTCCACAGTCAGGCAAATACGCTGACACCCGGTATGCGCATCCTCCTTGCGACTCAGGAGTCACCAGTGAGTATCCGCGTTAACCACATTCTCCCCAGCAATAACAACCAGCCTTTTCTTATCGTGCGCGCCAATATCGACAATACCGAGGGAAGCTTTTCTCCAGGAAGGTTTATTCAGGGCCAATTGATTACGCAGGAGAGATCCGTTCCCGTAAGCGTTGAAAACAGCGCAATTCATATCGTCGACAACACCACAAGCGTGTTCGTTGTGGATGGCGATCACTTCGAAGTCCGGCCCATAGAAACCGGCATCTCCGATGGCCAAAAGACAGAAGTCATTTCAGGTTTAACCGCCGATGAGCGCTACGCAAACCGCAACAGCTATCTCATCAAGTCTGAACTGGAAAAGTCTTCCGCCGGAAATGATCACGCGCACTAG